Proteins encoded together in one Prunus dulcis chromosome 3, ALMONDv2, whole genome shotgun sequence window:
- the LOC117622847 gene encoding 1-aminocyclopropane-1-carboxylate oxidase codes for MENFPIINLEGLNGEGRKATMEKIKDACENWGFFELVSHGIPTEFLDTVERLTKEHYRQCLEQRFKELVASKGLEAVKTEVNDMDWESTFYLRHLPKSNISEVPDLEDQYRNVMKEFALKLEKLAEQLLDLLCENLGLEQGYLKKAFYGTNGPTFGTKVSNYPPCPNPELIKGLRAHTDAGGLILLFQDDKVSGLQLLKDGQWIDVPPMRHSIVINLGDQIEVITNGKYKSVEHRVIAQTDGTRMSIASFYNPGSDAVIYPAPTLVEKEAEEKNQVYPKFVFEDYMKLYAGLKFQPKEPRFEAMKAVETNISLGPIATA; via the exons atggagaacTTCCCAATCATCAACTTGGAGGGCCTCAATGGAGAGGGAAGAAAAGCAACAATGGAAAAAATCAAAGATGCCTGTGAGAACTGGGGCTTCTTTGAG CTTGTGAGTCATGGGATACCAACTGAGTTTTTGGACACAGTGGAGAGGTTGACAAAAGAACACTACAGGCAGTGCTTGGAGCAGAGGTTCAAGGAGCTGGTGGCCAGCAAGGGCCTTGAGGCTGTCAAGACAGAGGTCAATGATATGGACTGGGAAAGCACCTTCTACTTGCGCCATCTTCCAAAATCTAACATATCTGAAGTTCCAGATCTTGAGGATCAGTACAG GAATGTGATGAAGGAATTTGCATTGAAGTTGGAGAAATTAGCAGAGCAGCTCCTAGACTTGCTCTGTGAGAATCTTGGACTTGAACAAGGGTACCTCAAGAAGGCCTTCTATGGAACAAATGGACCAACTTTTGGCACCAAGGTTAGCAACTACCCTCCTTGTCCCAACCCTGAGCTGATCAAGGGTCTCCGGGCTCACACCGATGCCGGCGGCCTCATCCTGCTCTTCCAGGATGACAAGGTCAGTGGTCTGCAGCTCCTCAAAGATGGCCAATGGATTGATGTTCCCCCCATGCGCCACTCCATTGTTATCAACCTCGGTGATCAAATTGAG GTGATCACTAATGGGAAGTACAAGAGTGTGGAACACAGAGTGATTGCCCAAACTGATGGCACCAGAATGTCAATAGCTTCCTTCTACAACCCTGGCAGTGATGCTGTCATCTACCCTGCACCAACACTGGTGGAGAAAGAAGCGGAGGAGAAGAATCAAGTGTACCCGAAATTCGTGTTCGAAGACTACATGAAGCTCTATGCTGGCCTCAAGTTCCAGCCCAAGGAGCCAAGATTTGAAGCCATGAAAGCAGTGGAAACCAATATCAGTCTGGGTCCAATTGCAACAGCTTAA
- the LOC117622845 gene encoding uncharacterized protein LOC117622845 isoform X3, producing MVNKPWRIIPRPLIETVLNNHAQHHRVPQPLILHGPRGVGKTTLILERLLNDWNKGPHLTGYVDFAESIKDHHPQFNQSFPWASWSNCPPPTLSDCRTKLECCLESMTHKGVQLGSISSHQIFSTLNKWHGINTALRRVIEGNSASKNAVSDRVSGSVLWDRAVFALSARCNAEEIDGILGLREKRKSLPLEEASYYREAVVALRLAKEVIEVQQSWRTNAIAHLNRTGGFSRFLANSCTDWPCLLLELLSQAAEIDHFQPKLVINNIEVLRNAILLDENSSVCGSMYHDSLIWRIIALGANERCIPVVLVTSDSYYSYRAYMDFGFPDIFISRETFGWNPQEAKLHMVNDYFSQSEWLVIAEVFGPNPRHLFELYALKQGNYYQQLEDNKDSTFEDIVDAYLAYLQVGLLYAQRDPSIIRPISRGIQRCIVRWLVQERMQMSSPKLLQYLWQRIMRGRSYRHLMLQVGYK from the exons ATGGTGAACAAACCATGGAGGATCATACCAAGGCCATTGATAGAAACAGTGCTAAACAACCACGCTCAGCACCACCGTGTTCCTCAGCCTCTGATCCTCCACGGCCCCAGAGGCGTCGGAAAAACAACTCTCATCCTCGAAC GTCTGCTCAACGACTGGAACAAAGGCCCTCACCTCACTGGCTACGTAGACTTCGCCGAGTCCATCAAAGACCACCACCCACAATTCAATCAGTCGTTTCCTTGGGCTTCTTGGTCCAATTGCCCACCACCCACTTTGTCCGATTGCAGAACCAAGCTTGAGTGCTGCCTCGAATCCATGACTCACAAGGGCGTCCAGCTTGGTTCCATTAGCTCCCATCAAATTTTCTCTACTCTCAACAAATGGCACGGTATTAACACGGCTCTCCGCCGCGTTATTGAGGGCAATAGTGCGTCCAAGAATGCGGTTTCTGATAGAGTTTCGGGTTCTGTTTTGTGGGATCGGGCCGTTTTCGCTCTAAGTGCTCGATGTAATGCCGAAGAGATTGAtgggattttgggtttgcGTGAGAAGCGGAAGAGTTTGCCATTGGAAGAGGCTTCGTATTATAGGGAAGCTGTAGTGGCATTGAGATTGGCAAAGGAGGTGATTGAGGTCCAACAAAGTTGGAGGACTAATGCTATTGCACATTTAAATCGGACTGGTGGGTTTTCGAGGTTTTTAGCAAATTCGTGCACAGATTGGCCCTGTTTGTTGTTGGAGTTGTTATCTCAAGCTGCTGAAATTGATCATTTCCAG CCTAAGCTGGTTATAAACAATATCGAAGTTTTACGGAATGCAATTTTGTTAGATGAGAATTCGTCAGTCTGTGGATCAATGTATCATGACAGTCTGATATGGAGAATAATAGCTTTAGGTGCAAACGAGAGGTGCATTCCTGTTGTTCTTGTGACATCGGATAG TTACTACTCATACCGGGCTTACATGGATTTTGGATTTCCAGACATATTCATCTCTCGTGAG ACCTTTGGCTGGAACCCCCAAGAAGCTAAATTGCATATGGTTAATGATTATTTCAGTCAATCAGAG TGGTTGGTTATTGCTGAAGTGTTTGGTCCAAACCCTAGACACTTATTTGAGCTATATGCACTCAAGCAGGGCAATTACTATCAGCA GTTAGAGGACAACAAAGATAGCACATTTGAGGACATTGTGGATGCATATTTAGCATATTTGCAA GTTGGTTTGCTCTATGCTCAACGGGATCCATCCATCATTCGCCCCATATCTAGGGGAATTCAGCGATGCATTGTAAGATG GCTTGTCCAAGAAAGGATGCAGATGAGTTCCCCGAAGTTGCTCCAATATCTATGGCAGCGTATTATGCGTGGCCGTAGCTATCGTCATTTGATGCTACAAGTAGGCTACAAGTAG
- the LOC117622845 gene encoding uncharacterized protein LOC117622845 isoform X2 — MVNKPWRIIPRPLIETVLNNHAQHHRVPQPLILHGPRGVGKTTLILERLLNDWNKGPHLTGYVDFAESIKDHHPQFNQSFPWASWSNCPPPTLSDCRTKLECCLESMTHKGVQLGSISSHQIFSTLNKWHGINTALRRVIEGNSASKNAVSDRVSGSVLWDRAVFALSARCNAEEIDGILGLREKRKSLPLEEASYYREAVVALRLAKEVIEVQQSWRTNAIAHLNRTGGFSRFLANSCTDWPCLLLELLSQAAEIDHFQPKLVINNIEVLRNAILLDENSSVCGSMYHDSLIWRIIALGANERCIPVVLVTSDSYYSYRAYMDFGFPDIFISRETFGWNPQEAKLHMVNDYFSQSEWLVIAEVFGPNPRHLFELYALKQGNYYQQLEDNKDSTFEDIVDAYLAYLQVNYLADCSLELLDDPSTVALLEVGLLYAQRDPSIIRPISRGIQRCIVRWLVQERMQMSSPKLLQYLWQRIMRGRSYRHLMLQVGYK, encoded by the exons ATGGTGAACAAACCATGGAGGATCATACCAAGGCCATTGATAGAAACAGTGCTAAACAACCACGCTCAGCACCACCGTGTTCCTCAGCCTCTGATCCTCCACGGCCCCAGAGGCGTCGGAAAAACAACTCTCATCCTCGAAC GTCTGCTCAACGACTGGAACAAAGGCCCTCACCTCACTGGCTACGTAGACTTCGCCGAGTCCATCAAAGACCACCACCCACAATTCAATCAGTCGTTTCCTTGGGCTTCTTGGTCCAATTGCCCACCACCCACTTTGTCCGATTGCAGAACCAAGCTTGAGTGCTGCCTCGAATCCATGACTCACAAGGGCGTCCAGCTTGGTTCCATTAGCTCCCATCAAATTTTCTCTACTCTCAACAAATGGCACGGTATTAACACGGCTCTCCGCCGCGTTATTGAGGGCAATAGTGCGTCCAAGAATGCGGTTTCTGATAGAGTTTCGGGTTCTGTTTTGTGGGATCGGGCCGTTTTCGCTCTAAGTGCTCGATGTAATGCCGAAGAGATTGAtgggattttgggtttgcGTGAGAAGCGGAAGAGTTTGCCATTGGAAGAGGCTTCGTATTATAGGGAAGCTGTAGTGGCATTGAGATTGGCAAAGGAGGTGATTGAGGTCCAACAAAGTTGGAGGACTAATGCTATTGCACATTTAAATCGGACTGGTGGGTTTTCGAGGTTTTTAGCAAATTCGTGCACAGATTGGCCCTGTTTGTTGTTGGAGTTGTTATCTCAAGCTGCTGAAATTGATCATTTCCAG CCTAAGCTGGTTATAAACAATATCGAAGTTTTACGGAATGCAATTTTGTTAGATGAGAATTCGTCAGTCTGTGGATCAATGTATCATGACAGTCTGATATGGAGAATAATAGCTTTAGGTGCAAACGAGAGGTGCATTCCTGTTGTTCTTGTGACATCGGATAG TTACTACTCATACCGGGCTTACATGGATTTTGGATTTCCAGACATATTCATCTCTCGTGAG ACCTTTGGCTGGAACCCCCAAGAAGCTAAATTGCATATGGTTAATGATTATTTCAGTCAATCAGAG TGGTTGGTTATTGCTGAAGTGTTTGGTCCAAACCCTAGACACTTATTTGAGCTATATGCACTCAAGCAGGGCAATTACTATCAGCA GTTAGAGGACAACAAAGATAGCACATTTGAGGACATTGTGGATGCATATTTAGCATATTTGCAA GTTAATTATCTAGCTGACTGTAGCCTTGAGCTCTTGGATGATCCTTCTACTGTTGCATTGTTGGAG GTTGGTTTGCTCTATGCTCAACGGGATCCATCCATCATTCGCCCCATATCTAGGGGAATTCAGCGATGCATTGTAAGATG GCTTGTCCAAGAAAGGATGCAGATGAGTTCCCCGAAGTTGCTCCAATATCTATGGCAGCGTATTATGCGTGGCCGTAGCTATCGTCATTTGATGCTACAAGTAGGCTACAAGTAG
- the LOC117622845 gene encoding uncharacterized protein LOC117622845 isoform X1, translated as MVNKPWRIIPRPLIETVLNNHAQHHRVPQPLILHGPRGVGKTTLILERLLNDWNKGPHLTGYVDFAESIKDHHPQFNQSFPWASWSNCPPPTLSDCRTKLECCLESMTHKGVQLGSISSHQIFSTLNKWHGINTALRRVIEGNSASKNAVSDRVSGSVLWDRAVFALSARCNAEEIDGILGLREKRKSLPLEEASYYREAVVALRLAKEVIEVQQSWRTNAIAHLNRTGGFSRFLANSCTDWPCLLLELLSQAAEIDHFQPKLVINNIEVLRNAILLDENSSVCGSMYHDSLIWRIIALGANERCIPVVLVTSDSYYSYRAYMDFGFPDIFISRETFGWNPQEAKLHMVNDYFSQSEWLVIAEVFGPNPRHLFELYALKQGNYYQQLEDNKDSTFEDIVDAYLAYLQITVVNPAMEKALGLLQKFAVDAHSGKFSKDRLRFGAPWRHPPPTDDPALCRQWAKVQLMDFVQSLVNTEFGVNYLADCSLELLDDPSTVALLEVGLLYAQRDPSIIRPISRGIQRCIVRWLVQERMQMSSPKLLQYLWQRIMRGRSYRHLMLQVGYK; from the exons ATGGTGAACAAACCATGGAGGATCATACCAAGGCCATTGATAGAAACAGTGCTAAACAACCACGCTCAGCACCACCGTGTTCCTCAGCCTCTGATCCTCCACGGCCCCAGAGGCGTCGGAAAAACAACTCTCATCCTCGAAC GTCTGCTCAACGACTGGAACAAAGGCCCTCACCTCACTGGCTACGTAGACTTCGCCGAGTCCATCAAAGACCACCACCCACAATTCAATCAGTCGTTTCCTTGGGCTTCTTGGTCCAATTGCCCACCACCCACTTTGTCCGATTGCAGAACCAAGCTTGAGTGCTGCCTCGAATCCATGACTCACAAGGGCGTCCAGCTTGGTTCCATTAGCTCCCATCAAATTTTCTCTACTCTCAACAAATGGCACGGTATTAACACGGCTCTCCGCCGCGTTATTGAGGGCAATAGTGCGTCCAAGAATGCGGTTTCTGATAGAGTTTCGGGTTCTGTTTTGTGGGATCGGGCCGTTTTCGCTCTAAGTGCTCGATGTAATGCCGAAGAGATTGAtgggattttgggtttgcGTGAGAAGCGGAAGAGTTTGCCATTGGAAGAGGCTTCGTATTATAGGGAAGCTGTAGTGGCATTGAGATTGGCAAAGGAGGTGATTGAGGTCCAACAAAGTTGGAGGACTAATGCTATTGCACATTTAAATCGGACTGGTGGGTTTTCGAGGTTTTTAGCAAATTCGTGCACAGATTGGCCCTGTTTGTTGTTGGAGTTGTTATCTCAAGCTGCTGAAATTGATCATTTCCAG CCTAAGCTGGTTATAAACAATATCGAAGTTTTACGGAATGCAATTTTGTTAGATGAGAATTCGTCAGTCTGTGGATCAATGTATCATGACAGTCTGATATGGAGAATAATAGCTTTAGGTGCAAACGAGAGGTGCATTCCTGTTGTTCTTGTGACATCGGATAG TTACTACTCATACCGGGCTTACATGGATTTTGGATTTCCAGACATATTCATCTCTCGTGAG ACCTTTGGCTGGAACCCCCAAGAAGCTAAATTGCATATGGTTAATGATTATTTCAGTCAATCAGAG TGGTTGGTTATTGCTGAAGTGTTTGGTCCAAACCCTAGACACTTATTTGAGCTATATGCACTCAAGCAGGGCAATTACTATCAGCA GTTAGAGGACAACAAAGATAGCACATTTGAGGACATTGTGGATGCATATTTAGCATATTTGCAA ATTACTGTAGTGAATCCTGCCATGGAGAAGGCACTGGGGCTTCTACAAAAGTTTGCTGTTGATGCACATAgtggaaaattttcaaaagacAGACTACGCTTTGGTGCACCTTGGAGACATCCTCCACCAACAGATGATCCTGCCTTGTGCCGTCAATGGGCAAAGGTTCAGCTGATGGATTTTGTGCAGTCCCTAGTTAATACAGAATTTGGA GTTAATTATCTAGCTGACTGTAGCCTTGAGCTCTTGGATGATCCTTCTACTGTTGCATTGTTGGAG GTTGGTTTGCTCTATGCTCAACGGGATCCATCCATCATTCGCCCCATATCTAGGGGAATTCAGCGATGCATTGTAAGATG GCTTGTCCAAGAAAGGATGCAGATGAGTTCCCCGAAGTTGCTCCAATATCTATGGCAGCGTATTATGCGTGGCCGTAGCTATCGTCATTTGATGCTACAAGTAGGCTACAAGTAG
- the LOC117622844 gene encoding armadillo repeat-containing protein 3, which translates to MHRATAAPNPLQTLLDLINSTISLLLRSSLTVRSFVGRWTALHTKLTSLHSSIADISDSPHWAQNPLLHTLLPNLLSTLQRLTALADQCTDAGFTGGKLHMQSDLDMASSSLSNQLRDLDLLLRSGVLHQSNAIVLSLPGPGSDKEDLGFFVRDLFTRLQIGGVEFKKKALESLLQLLNDDGKSSGVVAKEGNVAYLIHLLDFHNQPFVREQAVFAVCLLASANDESSRKAVFEEGGLGPLLRILESGSTHLKEKAAMAVEALTADPENAWALSAYGGVSVLIEACRSGTPATQTHAAGAIINVANVEEIKTALGEEGAVPVLVQLLLSGSITAQEKSANCLAILASSDEYFRALIIQERGLQRLMHLIQDLPSSDTLEHVLRAITSLSASDSCFKVLSSSTFFLIQLGEFIKHGNTTLQQISASLLAHLSINVSDGNKRALGSCMGSLVKLMESPKPVGLQESAAQVLVSLLTVRSNRKELVRDEKSVMRLVQMLDPKNHEMVCSKFPVAVVAAILSGGSGGCRKRLVAAGAYQHLQRLAEMDVVGAKKALQRLAGNRLKTIFSRTWRE; encoded by the coding sequence ATGCATCGCGCCACCGCCGCCCCAAATCCACTCCAAACCCTCCTCGACCTCATCAACTCCACCATCTCCCTCCTCCTCCGCTCCTCCCTCACCGTCCGATCCTTCGTCGGACGGTGGACCGCCCTCCACACCAAGCTCACTTCCCTCCACTCTTCCATCGCCGACATCTCCGACTCTCCCCACTGGGCCCAGAACCCTCTTCTCCATACCCTCCTCCCCAACctcctctccactctccagcGCCTCACCGCCCTTGCCGACCAATGTACGGACGCCGGGTTCACCGGCGGGAAGCTCCACATGCAGAGCGACCTCGACATGGCCTCGTCCTCGCTCTCCAACCAGCTCCGCGACCTCGACTTGTTGCTCAGATCTGGAGTGCTCCACCAGTCGAACGCCATCGTTTTGTCCCTTCCGGGTCCCGGGTCGGATAAAGaggatttgggtttttttgtcCGGGACCTCTTCACCCGATTACAAATCGGAGGCGTCGAGTTTAAGAAAAAAGCTCTGGAGTCTCTGCTTCAGCTTCTCAACGACGACGGCAAGTCCTCCGGTGTCGTCGCCAAAGAAGGTAATGTCGCGTATTTGATTCATTTGCTCGATTTCCACAACCAACCTTTTGTGCGAGAACAGGCTGTCTTCGCCGTTTGTCTCCTAGCCTCAGCCAACGACGAGTCGTCGCGCAAGGCCGTGTTCGAAGAAGGGGGTTTGGGGCCGTTGCTCAGAATACTCGAATCCGGGTCGACCCATTTGAAAGAGAAGGCGGCGATGGCCGTCGAGGCGCTTACGGCCGATCCAGAAAACGCCTGGGCCCTTTCGGCCTACGGTGGCGTCTCGGTGTTGATCGAAGCATGCCGATCTGGGACTCCGGCGACTCAGACCCACGCGGCTGGCGCCATTATAAACGTGGCCAATGTGGAAGAGATCAAGACGGCTTTGGGAGAAGAAGGGGCTGTGCCAGTACTCGTCCAGTTATTGCTCTCAGGCTCCATTACTGCCCAAGAAAAATCAGCAAATTGTTTAGCGATTTTAGCCTCTTCCGATGAGTATTTTCGAGCTTTGATCATTCAAGAACGTGGGTTGCAGAGATTAATGCATTTGATCCAAGATTTACCGAGCTCGGACACATTGGAACACGTCCTCCGAGCCATAACCTCGCTTTCAGCTTCAGATTCATGCTTTAAAGTCCTGTCTTCTTCAACCTTTTTCCTAATCCAGCTCGGTGAGTTCATAAAGCACGGTAACACAACCCTACAGCAAATCTCAGCTTCGTTACTCGCTCACTTATCGATCAATGTGAGTGACGGCAATAAGCGAGCATTGGGTAGCTGTATGGGGTCGTTGGTGAAGCTCATGGAGTCGCCAAAACCGGTGGGTCTTCAAGAATCCGCGGCCCAAGTGCTTGTGTCGCTGCTTACGGTCCGGTCGAACAGGAAAGAGCTGGTGAGGGACGAGAAGAGCGTGATGAGGCTGGTCCAGATGTTGGATCCCAAGAATCACGAGATGGTTTGCAGCAAGTTCCCGGTGGCGGTGGTTGCGGCGATACTCTCCGGAGGGAGCGGTGGCTGCCGGAAAAGACTGGTGGCAGCCGGGGCTTACCAGCATTTGCAGAGGCTGGCGGAAATGGACGTCGTCGGAGCTAAGAAGGCACTGCAGAGACTCGCCGGAAACAGGCTCAAGACCATCTTCTCCAGAACTTGGAGGGAATAA
- the LOC117622843 gene encoding clathrin coat assembly protein AP180, with protein MPSKLKKAIGAVKDQTSISLAKVSNTNSANLEVTVLKATSHDVVPIEDKYVQEILTLISSNKSYASSCAQAIARRIGKTRDWIVALKSLMLVLRIFQDGDPYFPIEVLHAMKRGAKILNLSNFRDDSNSCPWDFTAFVRTFALYLDERLDCFLTGKLQRRFTYQRDQEYNSSRRSRRSNDPVAVVRDMKPAMLLDRIHYWQKLLDRAMATTPTGAARTNRLVLISLYAIVQETYDLYRDISDGLALLLDSFFQLQYQSCVNAFHACVKASKQFEELSAFYGTCKSLGVGRTSEYPSVQKISEELLETLQEFLKDQASFPSRSPPTHLTAKGSKNKGLSLEQSEFPSSEEFETASEKGSAFSSACTSLEDLMSVCDQNGNVSPSWYVEQEFYNSEEQPEKPAEDGLARRTNENGSNQSSPESFDLVSFDGFPPQSQPQPQPQPDQIKQEELVGVDDQEGAKQGWELVLFESANNQTPFQTSSPNIPIDSSNLESLFQNSSVPQHNYNPFLDDPIPFDSFAASSNPSATASNGFGNLGEDDLFSFPSTMLVVAPTFPGQNVKETTTFGANNSNESADVTTFPAQSSNNSTMALTFIAQSPKESEMSPSLWPRRANESTTMAPAFFAQSRREMTIAPTFCVRSTNEVGEQSPKENTILMPPPTFHARDTNGSEISPTFGAQNPQESRMPPNFNESVVPTFRAQNRNDKTMAPTFTAVARDNESVVPTYGVHNRSDTAMAPTFGAHNRSDTAMAPSFQADEPNEFIAAPTFFARSEMKTRGALPNVENNDPFATFFSKVTTPSEAVCNGLVNQESLLHQQRLWLEQQNKIIAKHMS; from the coding sequence ATGCCAAGCAAGCTGAAGAAGGCAATTGGGGCAGTGAAAGACCAAACGAGCATAAGCCTTGCCAAGGTCTCCAACACCAACTCCGCCAACCTCGAGGTCACCGTCCTCAAAGCCACCTCCCACGACGTCGTTCCCATCGAAGACAAATACGTCCAGGAAATTCTCACGCTCATTTCGTCGAACAAGTCGTACGCATCCTCCTGCGCCCAGGCCATCGCCAGACGCATCGGCAAAACCCGTGACTGGATCGTCGCCCTCAAATCCCTCATGCTCGTCCTCCGCATCTTCCAGGATGGGGACCCCTATTTCCCCATCGAGGTCCTCCACGCTATGAAGCGCGGCGCCAAGATCCTCAACCTCTCCAACTTCCGCGACGACTCCAACTCCTGCCCCTGGGACTTCACCGCCTTCGTCCGCACCTTCGCGCTCTACCTCGACGAGCGCCTCGATTGCTTCCTCACCGGGAAGCTCCAGCGGCGCTTCACGTACCAGCGCGACCAAGAATACAACAGCAGCCGGAGGAGCCGCCGGTCGAACGACCCCGTGGCCGTGGTTCGCGACATGAAGCCGGCGATGCTGCTGGACCGGATTCACTACTGGCAAAAGCTGCTGGACCGGGCGATGGCGACCACGCCAACCGGGGCCGCCAGGACGAACCGGTTAGTTCTGATTTCGCTCTACGCGATCGTTCAGGAGACATACGATCTATACCGGGACATTTCGGACGGGCTGGCTCTGCTTCTGGATAGCTTTTTTCAATTGCAGTATCAATCTTGCGTGAACGCGTTTCATGCCTGCGTGAAAGCCTCGAAGCAATTCGAGGAGCTGTCGGCGTTTTACGGGACGTGCAAGAGCTTGGGTGTTGGTCGGACCTCTGAGTATCCTAGCGTGCAGAAGATCTCCGAAGAGCTTTTGGAGACGTTGCAGGAGTTTTTGAAGGACCAAGCTTCATTTCCGAGTCGGTCGCCGCCGACCCATTTAACGGCCAAGGGTAGTAAGAATAAAGGGTTGAGCTTGGAACAGAGTGAATTTCCATCTTCGGAGGAATTCGAAACGGCGTCGGAGAAAGGTTCTGCGTTTAGTTCGGCCTGCACGTCGTTGGAGGATTTGATGAGCGTTTGTGATCAGAATGGCAATGTGAGCCCGTCGTGGTATGTGGAGCAAGAGTTTTATAACTCAGAGGAGCAACCAGAGAAGCCGGCAGAGGATGGGCTCGCCAGACGAACAAATGAGAATGGATCGAACCAATCTTCGCCGGAAAGTTTCGATCTTGTTTCCTTTGATGGCTTCCCACCGCAATCTCAACCTCAACCACAACCGCAACCGGATCAGATAAAGCAAGAAGAACTAGTAGGAGTTGATGATCAAGAGGGTGCAAAACAGGGCTGGGAGCTTGTTCTGTTTGAGTCTGCAAATAATCAAACACCATTCCAAACATCATCACCAAATATACCCATTGATtcatcaaacttggaaagctTGTTTCAAAACTCCTCAGTGCCCCAACACAATTACAATCCATTTCTTGATGACCCAATACCATTTGATAGCTTTGCAGCCTCTTCGAATCCAAGCGCCACCGCCAGCAATGGCTTTGGAAATCTCGGAGAAGACGACCTGTTTTCGTTCCCTTCCACAATGCTGGTAGTGGCACCAACATTTCCCGGACAGAATGTAAAAGAGACAACAACATTTGGCGCCAATAATTCAAATGAGAGCGCAGATGTTACAACATTTCCCGCGCAGAGTTCAAATAATTCAACAATGGCACTAACATTTATTGCCCAAAGTCCAAAAGAGAGCGAAATGTCACCAAGTCTCTGGCCACGGCGTGCAAATGAAAGCACAACAATGGCACCAGCATTTTTTGCACAGAGCCGGAGAGAGATGACAATAGCACCAACATTTTGTGTACGGAGCACAAATGAGGTTGGTGAACAAAGTCCAAAAGAGAATACAATATTAATGCCACCACCAACATTTCACGCACGGGATACGAATGGCAGCGAAATATCACCAACTTTCGGCGCCCAAAATCCCCAAGAGAGCAGAATGCCACCAAACTTTAACGAGAGTGTGGTGCCAACATTTCGTGCACAGAATCGCAATGACAAGACCATGGCGCCAACCTTTACCGCGGTGGCTCGCGATAATGAGAGCGTGGTGCCAACATATGGTGTACATAATCGTAGTGATACGGCCATGGCGCCAACATTTGGTGCACATAATCGTAGTGACACGGCCATGGCGCCATCCTTTCAGGCAGATGAGCCTAACGAGTTCATTGCTGCACCGACTTTCTTTGCAAGAAGTGAAATGAAGACAAGAGGAGCATTGCCTAACGTAGAGAACAACGACCCGTTTGCGACGTTCTTCTCTAAAGTGACAACTCCTAGTGAAGCTGTGTGTAATGGATTAGTGAATCAAGAAAGCCTCTTGCATCAACAGAGATTGTGGTTGGAACAGCAAAACAAGATTATTGCAAAGCATATGAGTTGA
- the LOC117622846 gene encoding palmitoyl-monogalactosyldiacylglycerol delta-7 desaturase, chloroplastic-like: MDMEKKEKEQAEVVPTLEWYFWLAKWRIQLFGRQWNFFDVASVIVVSVLHCLALLAPFHFNWGAVWVAMALNSISGVGITLSYHRNLTHKSFKLPKWLEYFFAYCAVLGLQGSPLEWVSTHRNHHQFTDTWSDPHSPIAKGLWFSHIGWVFDYRSRFGSYEGRLNNVGDLKKQPYYIFLHYTYPFHSVALGVLLYVVGGLPFLVWGMGVRMVYMFHVTFSINSICHTWGTQVWDTGDSSRNNWLFGLLAHGEGWHNNHHAFDYSARQGLEWWQIDTTWYLIRFLQALGLATEVKLPTEAQKKRKALCNKVINKKEKLGTVGNNGKLQAVK; the protein is encoded by the exons ATGGAcatggagaagaaggaaaaagaacaagCAGAGGTTGTACCAACGCTAGAGTGGTACTTTTGGTTGGCCAAGTGGCGGATACAACTTTTTGGGAGGCAATGGAACTTCTTCGATGTGGCCTCTGTGATTGTGGTTTCGGTTTTGCATTGCCTGGCTCTTTTAGCaccatttcatttcaattggGGTGCAGTTTGGGTGGCCATGGCACTCAATTCCATCTCAGGTGTTGGAATAACCTTATCTTACCATAGAAATCTTACTCACAAAAGCTTTAAGCTCCCCAAATGGCTCGAGTACTTTTTTGCCTATTGCGCGGTTTTGGGACTTCAG GGCAGTCCACTCGAATGGGTGAGCACACACAGAAATCACCATCAATTTACTGACACCTGGAGCGACCCTCATAGCCCCATTGCTAAGGGATTATGGTTTAGTCATATTGGATGGGTCTTTGATTATCGTTCTCGTTTTGGAAGT TATGAAGGACGACTAAATAATGTTGGAGATTTGAAAAAGCAGCCCTATTACATATTTCTTCATTACACATACCCCTTTCACTCAGTGGCTCTTGGAGTTTTACTGTATGTCGTAGGAGGGCTACCGTTTTTAGTTTGGGGAATG gGTGTAAGAATGGTCTATATGTTCCACGTTACTTTCTCAATAAATTCGATTTGTCACACATGGGGAACGCAAGTATGGGACACTGGTGATTCATCCAGAAACAATTG gTTGTTTGGTTTGCTAGCACATGGAGAAGGTTGGCATAACAATCACCATGCATTTGACTACTCAGCTCGACAAGGTCTTGAATGGTGGCAAATTGATACGACTTGGTATTTGATACGATTTCTTCAAGCTCTTGGTTTGGCCACAGAGGTCAAACTTCCAACTGAGGCTCAGAAGAAACGAAAAGCTTTGTGCAACAAAGTCATCAACAAGAAGGAAAAGCTTGGAACCGTAGGCAACAATGGAAAACTCCAAGCAGTGAAATAA